gtgatgtgcattaccgagagggcccagagatacctctccgacaatcggagtgacaaaacctaatctcgaaatacgccaacccaacatgtacctttggagacacctgtagagctcctttataatcacccagttacgttgtgacgtttggtggtacccaaagtgtttctccggtaaacgggagttgcataatctcatagttataggaacatgtataagtcatgaagaaagcaatagcaacatactaaacgatcgggtgctaagctaatggaatgggtcatgtcaatcagatcattctcttaatgatgtgatcccgttaatcaaataacaactcattgttcatggtaaggaaacataaccatctttgattaacgagagctagtcaagtagaggcatactagtgacactttgtttgtctatgtattcacacatgtattatgtttccggttaatacaattctagtatgaataataaacatttatcatgattattaggaaataaataataactttattattgcctctagggcatatttccttcattgcGACCTTAGCTCAGCCTGCTTGTTCATCTGACGGTGCCTCGGTTCATTGTGCATATTCTACTCCCTTTTTTGCTCAAGCTCATCCCGCAGGTCCTTGCCCGTCGCCACCTCCGGCCCGTGCCGCTGTTTGTTGGGGCTGGACACTTCACCCTGGACACCATGCTCATTCCCGCCAGTGCGAGAATCAGCAGGTCTGTCAAACTCCCTGTTAAGGTTGCGTTTTGTTGGGAGCTCACGTACAGATCCCATCTTCCTGCTGCCCATATCCCCTTCACTTGATCTAACACTCCCATAGCTACTGGCACTGCTGGTTGGCCCTTTGTAGGATCCTTCCTTCCTCGCTCCCGATCTGCCCGACGAAGCCCGTAGCCATTCGCCCCACTGTTGGTCCGACTCCACCGGGGGGACACAGCCTTCCTCATTGTGTACCAGCCGTCCACACTCGAAACAAAAGCGCGGAATCTTTTCGTAGGTGAAATCAAACCAAGTTTGTTCCAAGTCCTCCTCCGTTTTTTTAAGATAGAACCCCCGGACCAACGGCTCATGCACTGATAATTTAGCTCTGAAACGCAGATTCGGACCCTTTGCAAATCCATCTTTCTCCACATCCACACGTACCACTCCACCCAACCAATTCCCAAGCGCCTCACCGAACTCCTTCGAACGCTTATTCAAAGGTAGATCAGCAACCCTAGCCCAACCCTCCACCGTATCAAACACCATCTCAGATGGTCTAGTAACACCATCATAATCCTTGAGCACCACAATATTGAAGTCAAACTGCCAGGGTCCGTTATTTAACACGTGTTTCCAGTCACCTTCGCTTCCAAACTTCACCATGAACATGTTCCTTCCAATTATCTTGAACTTTGCTTCTTTGTGGAGGCCCCATGCCCTTGGCATCGCCATCTCGAGAGCACGCTGATTCATGAGCTTTGGGGTAAACGCTTTCCCTATGGCCGACCACTTCGCCGGCCTAGCTTGTTCTCGTTCAGGCTCCTTGAAGACAAACCCTGCAGCCTCCTTCTCCGTCAGCACAAGTCCCCCCAAGCGCGCAGTTAGTCCCGCCGCCTCCTCGGAGACTTTGCCATCTACGGGCGACTGCGATGGGTTTCTGCTTTGTGCGCCCAGTGGCGTCTTCTGCGCTGAGCCCATCGCCGCCGTGCGCACGCCTGATCGCGGCGTTGTCGCCCCCGTGGGGGCTGCCGTCGTGCCCGTTGCCGCTCGTGGCGTAGTCGTCGCCTTGGGAGTGCTCGCTGTGTTCTGCGGCGCCGCCGCCCCGTTCCTCATCCTGTCCGCCATGGCACGTCCACAGCAGAGTCAGATCCACGCCGATCCGCGTGTTTGGGGACGCCGTCACCCCTTCACGCACCACCGGTAGCCTCACCACCAGCGCGGAAAACCCTAAGCCTAGCTCTCGACAGCGATCGCCTCGCAATCGTCTCTCCGTGTTTTCCTCACGAGGTGGACCCACATGTACTTCCTATGTTTTCCTCACGAGATGGGCTGAACGTTGTGTTCAGATTGACATCTGCCTATGATCATTCAGCAGACACGATAGGTCAGAAGATATGCTGTAGCTAACTACGCATTAACCGGCACTAATTCAAGCGATCCTCATATCTGTCAGAATAATCCCTTTCCAATCACGTCGATGGCAGCGATCCCTCCAGTCGATACTCCACTATAAGACCGCCATTCCGTTGTCTCCCAAGCCGCAGCAGGCCAACCATATATTTCACCTCGATTCCTACACCGCCTTCTTCCTCGCGGCGACCGGCGTCGACGTCCATGGCTCGCAAGAAGGTGGCCATCGAGTACATCGCGAGCGACCCGACCCGGAAGGCGACGGCGAGGAAGCGCGACATGGGGATCAAGAAGAAGGCCGGGGAGCTGTCGGTGCTGTGCGGCGTGGACACGTGCTACATCATGTACCGCGAGGGCGGGGCCTCCCCGCCGGAGGTGTACCCGTCGGTCCCGGAGGCGATGCGCGTCATCGACCGCTTCAGGGCCATGCCGGAGCTGGACCAGTGCAAGAAGAAGATGGACGGGGAGGACTACGTCCGGGAGCGCATCGCCAAGATCCAGGAGCAGCTGCGCAGGGCGCAGCGCGACAACCGCCAGCTCGAGACCACGCTGCTCCTCCACGACGCCCTGGCCGGCCGCCGCCAGGGCCTTGCCGGCGTCGCCATCGAGCAGCTCGTCAGCCTGGGCTGGATGGCGGAGAGCTACGTCAAGAAGGTGAGCGACTGCATCGCGTACAGGAgcatgcagcagcagcagcagcagcagctgctGCCGCTGCAGCACGCCGGCGTGCAGGCTGAGCCGCCGCATTACGCCGCTGCCACAGTCGCCGGCGTGGAGGCGCCGCACCAGCAGTTATAAATAGAACACCCACACGCCCTCGGGTCGGAAGTCCTTTCTGATATGTCTAGTAATCTTTAGGTTTGGTACGTGATCTGTCTCCCTGTCGCTCGTAGAAGGACAAAGCCTGCGTTTCTTTGTTAACAAACATGTTTACACGATCAAATTCAGTAACAAACTGCAGCTGGACGGGGTTCTCTTTTGTTAAAATGTTTACACGATGAAATGCACACAGCTCAATCGAGCTCACAACACAACACACCGGATGAACACATCAGAACACTAACGGTTTCTTTTGCTGTACCTGCTTGCTGCTCCATCTTGAATTCTTGATCCAGGACTGAAGGGCGCCACACTAATTAATCATCTCTGTAGAAGATGGTCAGTTCCTTCTGTCTTGCAAATCGAAGCAACCTGAAGGTCAAACATACACCTGGTGTCAATCATGTCGAACAATGAACATGATCGAGCATGGTTGCAGACTGAATATATAAATTTCAAGTAACCGGACTGAAGCTACTCAAATCAATTGTCTGAACCACAGGAACAATCATGAAACAGTTGCTTACTGCAGAAAAGGTCGAGAAACCAACGCTTGAATGGATTAATTTGTGCTCTGCTTACGTTGCTGCCTTCGTTTGCCTACCAAAGACGCCAGAGTAAGACGCGGGTAAACCGTAAACGCCGATCCCATGATTTATTTCAAAATTAATAACTACAAGATGCAACAATGGATATAACCTGAGTGTTTAGTTGCGCGAAGATGGCCTTCACGTCTTCGAACACCATGTCTGGCTGCCTGTCACCATCAACCTGAGGGGGCAGGACAGGAAGCAACCTCACAAGTCACAATTCTCATAAAAACCCACATGATGTCACCAAAACAAGAACATTTCTTATTATTGCATCTACATTATCATAATCTTCACAGTGTACGAACTTCGTATAACTATGTCGGTATTGAAAACTTCAAATGTGTTTTGGGCTCACAAAAATCGAAGCTGAAAATCAACATAACTATTTCTCTGAAAATAAGATGAGATTCAGTTTTCTAGATTCTTGAATAACGGATATACATATTGGCTTGGAATCTTATAGGCATGTATGAGATTCAGTTTGCTATATTCTATTTACTCTACTATATGTATTATAGAATTATAATTTCAGCTATTAAAGTACCCTTCGAAGCTTTCCCATTTTCTCATAGTGCTGAATAACAGGCAGAGTTGATTGCTGAAAAACTTCGAACCGCCGATGAATGGTTTCCATGTTGTCATCATCTCTTCCCTGAAGACAACCAAATTGAGCGACACATGTTAATCAAACGAGACAAGTTGGGCATAAGGAAACACAAGCACAAAACCTGGTTTCGATGTAGAATGCGCCGCTCCATCTCTTCCCTTGAGCAGTCAATCAGTAATGCGAACTCAGGTTCTATCTTAACCTGATACACAAATGTATATGTGTGAAGCATACAACAAGGGTTCCAACT
This DNA window, taken from Triticum urartu cultivar G1812 unplaced genomic scaffold, Tu2.1 TuUngrouped_contig_4290, whole genome shotgun sequence, encodes the following:
- the LOC125527617 gene encoding agamous-like MADS-box protein AGL80: MARKKVAIEYIASDPTRKATARKRDMGIKKKAGELSVLCGVDTCYIMYREGGASPPEVYPSVPEAMRVIDRFRAMPELDQCKKKMDGEDYVRERIAKIQEQLRRAQRDNRQLETTLLLHDALAGRRQGLAGVAIEQLVSLGWMAESYVKKVSDCIAYRSMQQQQQQQLLPLQHAGVQAEPPHYAAATVAGVEAPHQQL
- the LOC125527616 gene encoding UMP-CMP kinase 1-like, yielding MAEVVEVHKDWVGSFPSGKKITVVFVIGGPGSGKGTQCAKIVSQFGFTHLSAGDLLREEVKSDTEQGAMIKNLMHEGKLVPSEIIVRLLLKAMLASGNDKFLIDGFPRNEENREAYEKIVKIEPEFALLIDCSREEMERRILHRNQGRDDDNMETIHRRFEVFQQSTLPVIQHYEKMGKLRRVDGDRQPDMVFEDVKAIFAQLNTQANEGSNVSRAQINPFKRWFLDLFCSCFDLQDRRN